The genomic stretch CAGCGTCAGGGACTTCAGCGCGTCCAGGGCCATCCGGCCCGAGCCCTCCTGGACGCGGACCGTGGTGACGGTCCCGACGGGAAGCACCGCGACCAGGAACGTCGCCCCGTTCGGCAGGCTCGGCGCGTCGATCTGGTCGTAGTTGAACGTCGCGGGCGTCAGCACGTCGATCCCGTCCCCGCTCGCTGCGACGGACGAGATCCCCACGAGGGTTCCCGTGCCGAGCCCGAGCGCCTTGATCATCACGATGCCGTCGTCGTCGAGATCCGCCTGGCCGCGAGCCTTCTCCGCGTCGAACGCCGCGAGACGCCTGTCCACCCACGCGTTGAACACCTCGTCCGTCGGCGACGGCCCGCCGGGGACTCGCTGGCCCGCGTAGAGGCACCGGAGCATCTCGTGGTTCGCCGCCTGCACCGCGTCGATGTACGGGAAGAGCGCCTCCCCCGCCGTCCTGCGGCCGGGACCGCACCCTGGAGCGGCCAGCAGTAGCGAGACCAGAGCCATCCGGATCGGGGTCGGTGGCGCGACGCGCCACGTCATCGCTCGCATGTCGGTCTCCTCCCCCCCGGGCCGCATGCCGGGACAGCGGCCGGATTCTAGCCCATATGCGGTGCAGGAGCGCCGCGGCCTTGACACGCGGCGATCGCCCCGGTTACGTTCGGGTTGCGAGGAGACGAGATGCCGAGACGGGGGAGGCCGACGTGGCGCTCGGAGCGGCGGTGTTGAGCTTCGCGGCGGTCCTCGGGCTGGTCGGCGCGGGCGCCGCGTGCACAGTGGGAGGGGGCGACGGCCGCGAAGCGTCGCCGGCCGCGGAGGATCGGGAGCGCGCGGAGCGCCTCGGGATGGTCGAGTCCCAGATCGCCTCGCGGGGCGTGTCGGACCCGGTGGTCCTGGACGCGATGCGGAGCGTGCCGCGCCACCGGTTCGTCCCCTCGTCCGAGGCCCGGTTCGCCTACACCGACGGGCCGCTCCCGATCGGCCACGACCAGACGATCTCGCAACCGTACATCGTCGCCCTGATGACCGAACTGCTCCGCCCGACCCGGGAGATGAAGGTGCTCGAGGTCGGCACGGGCTCCGGCTACCAGGCGGCGGTGCTCGCCGAGTGCGTCGGCGAGGTGTACACGATCGAGATCGTCGAGCCGCTCGGCCGGCGGGCCGCGAGCCTCCTCGAGGAGCTCGGGTACCGGAACGTGCACGTCCGCGTGGGCGACGGCTACGACGGGTGGCCCGACGCCGCCCCATTCGACGCGGTCCTCCTAACCGCCGCACCCGAGAGGATTCCGCAGCCGCTCCTCGACCAGCTCAAGACCGGCGGCCGCCTCGTGCTCCCCCTCGGGGCCGGCGCCCAAGACCTCGTGGTGGTGACCAAGACGGACCACGGGAGCGTGCGCGAGGTCGTGGCCGCCGTCCGCTTCGTGCCGATGACGGGGAAGGTGCGGGACGCCCGATAGGTCTGGCCGCCTCGCCCCGACGGGCCGTATAATCCCGCCTTCACGCGCCGCCCGACGCCGAGAGGACCGCATGGCCAAGCTCATCACCCCGCGCGCCGAGGACTACTCTCGCTGGTACACCGACGTGGTCACCCAGGCCAGGATGGCCGACTACTCCCCGGTCAAGGGGTGCATGGTGATCCGGCCGCACGGGTACGCCCTCTGGGAGAACATGCAGCGCGTGCTGGACCGGATGTTCAAGGAGACGGGCCACCAGAACGCCTACTTCCCGCTGTTCATACCGAAGTCGTTCCTGGCCAAGGAGGCCGCGCACGTCCAGGGGTTCGCGAAGGAGTGCGCCATCGTCACCCACTCCCGGCTCAAGACCCTGGTGGTGGACGGCAAGACGACGGTCGTCCCCGACCCCGAGAGCGCGCTCGAGGAGGAGCTGATCGTCCGGCCGACGTCCGAGACGATCATCTACGCGATGTACGCCAAGTGGGTCCAGTCGTACCGGGACCTGCCCGTCTTGATCAACCAGTGGGCGAACATCGTCCGCTGGGAAATGCGGACCCGCCTCTTCCTGAGGACCACCGAGTTCCTCTGGCAGGAGGGGCACACCGCGCACGCGACCCACGCGGAGGCCGAGGAGGAGACGCTCCGGATGCTGGACGTGTACGCGACCTTCGCCGAGGAGTACATGGCGGTTCCGGTGTTGAAGGGGCTGAAGACCGACAAGGAGAAGTTCGCGGGGGCGCTGAAGACGTACTGCATCGAGGCGCTGATGCAGGACAACAAGGCGCTCCAGGCCGGCACCTCCCATGACCTCGGGCAGAATTTCGCCAAGGTCTTCGACCTCAAGTTCCAGACCGAGGCCGGAGACTGGGAGCACGCCTGGAACACCTCGTGGGGCGTCTCGACGCGCCTCGTGGGCGCGATCGTCATGGCCCACGGGGACGACAACGGCCTCGTGCTGCCGCCGCGCCTCGCGCCGGTGCAGGTGGTGGTGGTCCCGATCTTCAAGGGATCCGATCCGGTGGACCGGATCCTGGCGGCGGCTCGAGAGGTCCGAGACCGCCTCGCGAAGGTCGGGCTCTCCGTGAAGCTCGACGATCGGAGCAACTTGTCCCCCGGCTTCAAGTTCAACGAGTGGGAGATGCTGGGAGTGCCGGTCCGGATCGAGCTCGGGCCGAAAGATCTCGAGAAGGGTTCGGTGGTCGCCGTCAAGCGACCGAACCGCACCAAGACGTTCGTGCCGATGGCCGACCTCGAGGTCCGGATTCCCGCGACGCTCGAGGAGATCCAGCAGGAGATGTTCGAGGCGGCCCGCGCCCGGCGGGACGCGGCGACGTTCCCCGTGGACGGCTGGGAGGAGTTCAAAGAGAAGATCGAGTCGCCGGGGGGCTTCCTGCTCGCACATTGGTGCGGAAGCTCCGACTGCGAGGCAGCGATCCAGGAGGACACTAAGGCGACCGTCCGCTGCCTGGCGTTCGGCCAGCCGACGGAGGAGGGACGGTGCGTCCGCTGCGGCGAGCCCTCTCGGAAGCGCGTGCACTTCGCGAAGGCGTACTGAGCCCGTCCCGCGCGGCCGGGTCGCTCCCGTGAGCCGGCTCGCGCCGCGCGGACGGCGCGGCGGCGTCTTGCTCGCCGTCGGGATCGCGGCGGTGCTGCCGTACCTCCTCCTTCCCGGTCAAACGTTCGTGTTCGACGCTCCCATGGCGGTCGTGGAGAACCGCGCGGTCCAGTCCGGCTCCTTGCACGACCTCCTGACGTCGGATTTCTTCGGCGCTCCGGCGGACGCCCCGTACAGCAACCTGTCCTATCGCCCCCTCGTCTCGCTGACGTACGCGCTGGAGGTGCGAGCGGTCGGCAACGCGCCTTGGGCCTTCCACGCGGTGGACATGCTCCTCCACGCGGCCGCGTCGGTGTCGGT from Terriglobia bacterium encodes the following:
- a CDS encoding protein-L-isoaspartate(D-aspartate) O-methyltransferase codes for the protein MVESQIASRGVSDPVVLDAMRSVPRHRFVPSSEARFAYTDGPLPIGHDQTISQPYIVALMTELLRPTREMKVLEVGTGSGYQAAVLAECVGEVYTIEIVEPLGRRAASLLEELGYRNVHVRVGDGYDGWPDAAPFDAVLLTAAPERIPQPLLDQLKTGGRLVLPLGAGAQDLVVVTKTDHGSVREVVAAVRFVPMTGKVRDAR
- the proS gene encoding proline--tRNA ligase; this encodes MAKLITPRAEDYSRWYTDVVTQARMADYSPVKGCMVIRPHGYALWENMQRVLDRMFKETGHQNAYFPLFIPKSFLAKEAAHVQGFAKECAIVTHSRLKTLVVDGKTTVVPDPESALEEELIVRPTSETIIYAMYAKWVQSYRDLPVLINQWANIVRWEMRTRLFLRTTEFLWQEGHTAHATHAEAEEETLRMLDVYATFAEEYMAVPVLKGLKTDKEKFAGALKTYCIEALMQDNKALQAGTSHDLGQNFAKVFDLKFQTEAGDWEHAWNTSWGVSTRLVGAIVMAHGDDNGLVLPPRLAPVQVVVVPIFKGSDPVDRILAAAREVRDRLAKVGLSVKLDDRSNLSPGFKFNEWEMLGVPVRIELGPKDLEKGSVVAVKRPNRTKTFVPMADLEVRIPATLEEIQQEMFEAARARRDAATFPVDGWEEFKEKIESPGGFLLAHWCGSSDCEAAIQEDTKATVRCLAFGQPTEEGRCVRCGEPSRKRVHFAKAY